In a genomic window of Variovorax paradoxus:
- the urtA gene encoding urea ABC transporter substrate-binding protein: MTNAFNRRQIVKTGGSMIVLGAAGGVAPLAFAQDGGTVKLGLLHSLSGTIAIAEASLVDAEKLAIEEINAAGGVLGKKIEAVVEDGASENPVFAEKARKLLERDKVAAIIGCYTSASRKALLPVLAQAKGLLFYPTYYEGQEQDKRVFYPSQEATQSVIAAVEWMAREKGKNFFLVGSDYIYPRTCNKIAKPAIGKAGGKVLGEEYAPLGHTEFSSIINKIKAAKPDCIYSTVVGGSNVAFYKQLRAAGLDGTKQVLLSTVVSENEIEGIGKDNAAGYYACMGYFQSIKSPANEKFVKAFKAKYGQDRVIGDPMEVAYNSVYLWKLAVEKAKSFEVDKVTAAAAGVEIEAPEGTVRVHATNHHVWKKVRVGRARPDGQFDIVWESPQLVEPNPFPKV, encoded by the coding sequence ATGACGAACGCTTTCAACCGCCGCCAGATCGTGAAGACCGGCGGCTCGATGATCGTGCTGGGCGCCGCGGGCGGCGTGGCGCCGCTGGCCTTCGCGCAGGACGGCGGCACGGTGAAGCTCGGGCTGCTGCATTCGCTCTCGGGCACGATCGCGATCGCCGAGGCGTCGCTGGTCGACGCCGAGAAGCTCGCGATCGAGGAGATCAACGCCGCCGGCGGCGTGCTCGGCAAGAAGATCGAGGCCGTGGTGGAAGACGGCGCGAGCGAGAACCCGGTGTTCGCCGAGAAGGCGCGCAAGCTGCTCGAGCGCGACAAGGTGGCGGCCATCATCGGCTGCTACACCTCGGCCTCGCGCAAGGCGCTGCTGCCGGTGCTCGCCCAGGCCAAGGGCCTGCTGTTCTATCCCACCTACTACGAGGGCCAGGAGCAGGACAAGCGCGTGTTCTATCCCTCGCAGGAAGCCACGCAGTCGGTGATCGCGGCGGTCGAATGGATGGCGCGCGAGAAGGGCAAGAACTTCTTCCTCGTGGGCTCGGACTACATCTATCCGCGCACCTGCAACAAGATCGCCAAGCCCGCGATCGGCAAGGCCGGCGGCAAGGTGCTCGGCGAGGAATACGCGCCGCTGGGCCACACCGAGTTCTCCTCGATCATCAACAAGATCAAGGCCGCCAAGCCCGACTGCATCTACAGCACGGTGGTCGGCGGCTCGAACGTGGCCTTCTACAAGCAGCTGCGCGCGGCCGGGCTCGACGGCACGAAGCAGGTGCTGCTGTCGACCGTGGTGTCGGAGAACGAGATCGAAGGCATCGGCAAGGACAACGCCGCCGGCTACTACGCCTGCATGGGCTACTTCCAGAGCATCAAGTCGCCGGCCAACGAGAAGTTCGTGAAGGCCTTCAAGGCCAAGTACGGGCAGGACCGCGTGATCGGCGACCCGATGGAGGTGGCCTACAACAGCGTCTACCTCTGGAAGCTGGCGGTGGAGAAGGCCAAGTCCTTCGAGGTCGACAAGGTCACGGCCGCCGCCGCGGGCGTGGAGATCGAGGCGCCCGAGGGCACGGTGCGCGTGCACGCCACCAACCACCACGTGTGGAAGAAGGTGCGCGTGGGCCGCGCGCGGCCCGACGGGCAGTTCGACATCGTCTGGGAATCGCCGCAGCTGGTCGAGCCCAACCCGTTCCCGAAGGTCTGA
- a CDS encoding LysR family transcriptional regulator, with amino-acid sequence MTWTISWELYRSFLGVLREGSLSGAARALGITQPTVGRHVAALEEALEVVLFTRSQVGLLPTEVALALRTHAEAMESTAASLQRAASGQGEGVRGVVRVSTSEVVAVEVLPPIVAKLREAHPALKVELVSTNRVQDLLRREADIAVRMVRPRQEQLVARRIGDIELGFHAHPDYLARHGTPRTAEELMRHTLIGYDQPTAFVRDAIKSFKGFTRDAFSLRADSDLAQLALIRAGAGIGVCQVALARRGPALVRLLPRALSLKLETWVTMHEDLRASPRCRVTFDALAEGLQAYIAGQGTMARARTSASE; translated from the coding sequence ATGACCTGGACCATCAGCTGGGAGCTCTACCGCTCCTTCCTCGGCGTGCTGCGCGAGGGCTCCCTCTCGGGCGCGGCGCGCGCGCTCGGCATCACGCAACCCACCGTCGGGCGCCACGTCGCGGCGCTCGAGGAAGCGCTCGAGGTGGTGCTCTTCACGCGCTCGCAGGTCGGGCTGCTGCCCACCGAGGTGGCGCTGGCGCTGCGCACGCATGCCGAGGCCATGGAGAGCACGGCCGCCTCGCTGCAGCGCGCGGCCAGCGGCCAGGGCGAAGGCGTGCGCGGCGTGGTGCGGGTGTCGACCAGCGAGGTGGTCGCGGTGGAGGTGCTGCCGCCGATCGTGGCGAAGCTGCGCGAAGCCCATCCGGCGCTCAAGGTCGAGCTGGTGTCGACCAACCGCGTGCAGGACCTGCTGCGGCGCGAGGCCGACATCGCGGTGCGCATGGTGCGCCCGCGCCAGGAGCAATTGGTGGCGCGCCGCATCGGCGACATCGAGCTGGGCTTCCATGCCCATCCCGACTACCTCGCGCGCCACGGCACGCCGCGCACGGCCGAGGAGCTGATGCGCCACACGCTGATCGGCTACGACCAGCCCACGGCCTTCGTGCGCGACGCGATCAAGTCCTTCAAGGGCTTCACGCGCGACGCCTTCTCGCTGCGCGCCGACAGCGACCTCGCGCAGTTGGCGCTGATCCGCGCCGGCGCCGGCATCGGCGTGTGCCAGGTCGCGCTGGCGCGGCGCGGCCCGGCGCTGGTGCGGCTGCTGCCGCGCGCGCTGTCGCTGAAGCTCGAGACCTGGGTCACGATGCACGAGGACCTGCGCGCGAGCCCGCGCTGCCGCGTCACCTTCGACGCGCTGGCCGAGGGGCTGCAGGCCTACATCGCCGGCCAGGGGACAATGGCACGCGCAAGAACCTCCGCCTCCGAATGA
- a CDS encoding NAD(P)H-binding protein — translation MASNDTVLVLGATGGIGGEAARQLRDAGWRVRAMKRGAEAQRRDGIDWVGGDAMEARDVREAARGCAVIVHAVNPPGYRRWSQLVLPMLDHTIAAARAEGATIVLPGSVYNYGADAFPLLAEDAPQHPATRKGAIRVEMERRLERASREGARVLIVRAGDFFGPKAGNNWFSQGLVKAGQPVGGVSYPGDAGVGHLWSYLPDVARTMVELLARRDRLEPFARFHMAGHWDADGTRMADAIRRVVARRTGTQARVSAFPWWPLLLASPFVATFRELREMRYLWRTPVAMDNAKLVALLGREPHTPLDEAVEAALEGMGCLQAAPRSALA, via the coding sequence ATGGCAAGCAACGACACGGTTCTGGTTCTGGGCGCGACGGGCGGCATCGGCGGCGAAGCGGCGCGCCAGCTGCGCGACGCGGGGTGGCGGGTGCGCGCGATGAAGCGCGGCGCAGAGGCGCAGCGGCGCGACGGCATCGACTGGGTGGGCGGCGACGCGATGGAGGCACGCGACGTGCGCGAGGCCGCGCGCGGCTGCGCGGTCATCGTGCATGCGGTCAATCCGCCCGGCTACCGCCGCTGGTCGCAGCTGGTGCTGCCGATGCTCGACCACACGATCGCGGCCGCCAGGGCCGAGGGCGCGACCATCGTGCTGCCCGGCAGCGTCTACAACTACGGCGCCGATGCCTTCCCGCTGCTGGCCGAGGATGCGCCCCAGCATCCGGCCACGCGCAAGGGCGCGATCCGGGTCGAGATGGAGCGCCGCCTCGAGCGCGCGAGCCGCGAGGGCGCGCGCGTGCTGATCGTGCGCGCCGGCGACTTCTTCGGCCCCAAGGCCGGCAACAACTGGTTCTCGCAGGGCCTGGTGAAGGCGGGGCAACCGGTCGGGGGCGTGAGCTATCCCGGCGATGCCGGTGTCGGCCACCTGTGGTCGTACCTGCCCGACGTGGCCCGCACCATGGTCGAGCTGCTGGCGCGGCGCGACCGGCTCGAGCCCTTCGCCCGCTTCCACATGGCCGGCCACTGGGATGCCGACGGCACGCGCATGGCCGATGCCATCCGGCGCGTGGTGGCGCGCCGCACCGGCACGCAGGCGCGCGTGTCGGCCTTCCCGTGGTGGCCGCTGCTGCTGGCCTCGCCCTTCGTCGCCACCTTCCGCGAGCTGCGCGAGATGCGCTACCTGTGGCGCACGCCCGTGGCCATGGACAACGCGAAGCTGGTGGCGCTGCTCGGCCGCGAGCCGCACACGCCGCTCGACGAGGCGGTCGAGGCCGCGCTCGAAGGCATGGGCTGCCTGCAGGCGGCGCCGCGCTCGGCGCTGGCCTGA
- a CDS encoding AGE family epimerase/isomerase has protein sequence MPDFRSPDFLIGHVQHTLAFYDGRSLDPHGGFFHFFKDDGTVYDRRTRHLVSSTRFVFNNATAWRRFGRPEHLAATRHGLAFLHRAHAHPQGGYLWELDWHEGRAQVRDDTHYCYGLAFVLLAHAHAAMAGVDEARAGIESTWQLLERHFWEPRHQLYANEATADWTVSPYRGQNANMHACEAMMAAFEATGDAKYLERAATLAQAIALRQADLTGGRVWEHFREDWTVDAEHNRGNRADIFKPWGFQTGHLTEWTKLLLQLEGLLAGRGVATDWMLPRAQSLFEAAMRHGWDADFGGLVYGFDPAGALYDGDKYFWVQAESFAAAALLAVRTGESRYWDWYDRIWDYAWRHMVDHEHGAWFRILSRDNRKLGDEKSPAGKTDYHTMGACHDVLRALGA, from the coding sequence ATGCCCGACTTCCGTTCGCCCGACTTCCTGATCGGCCACGTGCAGCACACGCTCGCGTTCTACGACGGCCGCAGCCTCGATCCGCACGGCGGCTTCTTCCACTTCTTCAAGGACGACGGCACGGTCTACGACCGCCGCACGCGCCACCTGGTGAGCAGCACGCGCTTCGTCTTCAACAACGCCACCGCCTGGCGCCGCTTCGGCCGGCCCGAGCACCTGGCGGCGACGCGCCACGGCCTCGCGTTCCTGCACCGCGCCCATGCGCATCCGCAGGGCGGTTACCTGTGGGAGCTCGACTGGCACGAGGGCCGCGCGCAGGTGCGCGACGACACCCACTACTGCTATGGCCTGGCCTTCGTGCTGCTCGCGCATGCGCATGCGGCGATGGCCGGCGTGGACGAGGCGCGCGCGGGCATCGAGAGCACCTGGCAGCTGCTCGAGCGGCATTTCTGGGAGCCGCGCCATCAGCTCTACGCGAACGAAGCCACTGCCGACTGGACCGTGTCTCCCTACCGCGGCCAGAACGCCAACATGCATGCCTGCGAGGCGATGATGGCGGCCTTCGAGGCCACGGGCGACGCGAAGTACCTGGAGCGCGCGGCGACGCTGGCGCAGGCGATCGCGCTGCGCCAGGCCGACCTGACCGGGGGCAGGGTCTGGGAGCACTTCCGCGAGGACTGGACGGTCGATGCCGAGCACAACCGCGGCAACCGCGCCGACATCTTCAAGCCCTGGGGTTTCCAGACCGGCCACCTGACCGAGTGGACCAAGCTGCTGCTGCAGCTCGAGGGCCTGCTCGCCGGCCGGGGCGTGGCGACGGACTGGATGCTGCCGCGCGCGCAGTCGCTGTTCGAGGCAGCGATGCGCCACGGCTGGGATGCCGATTTCGGCGGCCTGGTCTACGGCTTCGATCCCGCGGGCGCGCTCTACGACGGCGACAAGTACTTCTGGGTGCAGGCCGAGAGCTTCGCGGCCGCCGCGCTGCTCGCGGTGCGCACCGGCGAGTCGCGCTACTGGGACTGGTACGACCGGATCTGGGACTACGCCTGGCGGCACATGGTCGATCACGAGCATGGCGCCTGGTTTCGCATCCTGTCGCGCGACAACCGCAAGCTGGGCGACGAGAAGAGCCCGGCCGGCAAGACCGACTACCACACGATGGGCGCCTGCCACGACGTGCTGCGCGCCCTCGGCGCTTGA
- a CDS encoding glutaminase has protein sequence MATSTRFQPVLDEIAAAMQPLLGQAGTVASYIPALARVDARQFGIALRTCDGEEAAAGDADTPFSIQSVSKLFTLTLAMQAVGDALWERIGREPSGNPFNSLVQLENEQGKPRNPFINAGAIAVADRLVSHARAEGGSAKARILALMASLAGEPVGFDEEVARSEAETGFRNVALANFMKSFGKLDNDVAEVLDTYFHQCALRMSCRQLAHAAGYLCRDGAHPIDGEAAITSERQTRRINALMLTCGTYDAAGDVAFSIGLPCKSGVGGGIVAVVPDRLTLSVWSPALDATGNSLLGMKALEMFVARTGLSVF, from the coding sequence ATGGCGACATCCACCCGATTCCAGCCCGTGCTCGACGAGATCGCGGCCGCGATGCAACCGCTGCTGGGCCAGGCCGGCACGGTGGCCAGCTACATCCCCGCGCTCGCGCGCGTCGACGCGCGGCAGTTCGGCATCGCGCTGCGCACCTGCGACGGCGAGGAGGCCGCGGCCGGCGATGCCGACACGCCGTTCTCGATCCAGAGCGTGTCCAAGCTGTTCACGCTCACGCTCGCCATGCAGGCCGTGGGCGACGCGCTGTGGGAGCGCATCGGCCGCGAGCCCTCGGGCAATCCGTTCAACTCGCTGGTGCAGCTCGAGAACGAGCAGGGCAAGCCGCGCAATCCCTTCATCAATGCCGGCGCGATCGCGGTCGCCGACCGGCTCGTGAGCCATGCGCGCGCCGAGGGCGGCAGCGCCAAGGCGCGCATCCTCGCGCTCATGGCCAGCCTGGCGGGCGAGCCCGTGGGCTTCGACGAGGAGGTCGCGCGCTCGGAGGCCGAGACCGGCTTTCGCAACGTGGCGCTGGCCAACTTCATGAAGAGCTTCGGCAAGCTCGACAACGACGTGGCCGAGGTGCTCGACACCTACTTCCACCAGTGCGCGCTGCGCATGAGCTGCCGCCAGCTCGCGCACGCCGCCGGCTACCTGTGCCGCGACGGCGCGCACCCGATCGACGGCGAGGCCGCGATCACCAGCGAGCGCCAGACCCGGCGCATCAACGCGCTGATGCTCACCTGCGGCACCTACGACGCCGCGGGCGACGTGGCCTTCTCGATCGGCCTGCCCTGCAAGAGCGGCGTGGGCGGCGGCATCGTGGCCGTGGTGCCCGACCGGCTCACGCTCAGCGTGTGGTCGCCCGCGCTCGATGCCACCGGCAACTCGCTGCTGGGCATGAAGGCGCTCGAGATGTTCGTGGCGCGCACGGGGCTGTCGGTGTTCTGA
- a CDS encoding DMT family transporter, whose amino-acid sequence MTQRKTHLDALAIGMLVVCCAFWGLQQILIKTTVAEVPPMWQASMRMAGAVVLLGLWCAWRKVPLFERDGTLPGGLLAGLLFAGEFAGIYLGLQLTSASRLTVFLYTAPFWVSLFLPRWVPAERLRGLQWAGLAIAFAAVVLAFSEGFGHTSSSQLRGDALALAAGMLWGLTTLTLRATKLATASAEKTLFYQVAVTAAVCPVISLLLGETWGTHYSTWAWTSIALQTVIGAFASYLAWMWMLRHYPATQMSSFTFLTPLFALVFGVLLLSEPLTPQLVVALAGVAVGIVLVNRGGARRA is encoded by the coding sequence ATGACCCAGAGAAAAACCCACCTCGACGCGCTCGCCATCGGCATGCTCGTCGTCTGCTGCGCCTTCTGGGGCCTGCAGCAGATCCTCATCAAGACCACCGTGGCCGAGGTGCCGCCGATGTGGCAGGCCTCGATGCGCATGGCCGGCGCGGTGGTGCTGCTGGGGCTGTGGTGCGCCTGGCGCAAGGTGCCGCTGTTCGAGCGCGACGGCACGCTGCCCGGCGGCCTGCTCGCGGGGCTGCTGTTCGCGGGCGAGTTCGCGGGCATCTACCTGGGGCTGCAGCTCACCAGCGCCTCGCGGCTCACGGTGTTCCTCTACACAGCGCCGTTCTGGGTCTCGCTGTTCCTGCCGCGCTGGGTGCCGGCCGAGCGGCTGCGCGGGCTGCAGTGGGCCGGGCTCGCGATCGCCTTCGCGGCCGTGGTGCTGGCCTTCAGCGAAGGCTTCGGCCATACCTCCTCGTCGCAACTGCGTGGCGACGCGCTGGCGCTCGCCGCCGGCATGCTGTGGGGCCTGACCACGCTGACCCTGCGTGCCACCAAACTCGCCACTGCGAGCGCCGAGAAGACGCTGTTCTACCAAGTCGCGGTGACGGCCGCGGTCTGCCCCGTGATCTCGCTCTTGCTCGGCGAGACCTGGGGCACGCACTACTCGACCTGGGCCTGGACCTCGATCGCGCTGCAGACCGTGATCGGCGCCTTCGCGAGCTACCTCGCGTGGATGTGGATGCTGCGCCACTACCCGGCCACGCAGATGTCCTCCTTCACCTTCCTCACGCCGCTGTTCGCGCTGGTGTTCGGCGTGCTGCTGCTGTCCGAGCCGCTCACGCCGCAGCTGGTGGTGGCGCTGGCCGGCGTGGCGGTGGGCATCGTGCTGGTCAACCGCGGCGGCGCGCGCCGCGCCTGA
- a CDS encoding multidrug efflux SMR transporter has protein sequence MGMRNFSWLLLAASIAAEVVGTLALRHADGFTRALPSAVVAAAYALAIWLMALAVRQLEVGLAYAVWAGAGTALIAVCGVLLFGEAVTLARCLGVAMIVLGVVVLHLDPR, from the coding sequence ATGGGCATGCGGAATTTCTCGTGGCTGCTGCTCGCGGCCAGCATCGCGGCGGAGGTCGTCGGAACCCTCGCGCTGCGCCACGCCGACGGTTTCACGCGCGCACTGCCCTCGGCCGTGGTGGCGGCGGCCTATGCGCTCGCGATCTGGCTCATGGCGCTGGCGGTGCGGCAGCTCGAGGTCGGCCTGGCCTACGCGGTCTGGGCCGGCGCCGGCACCGCGCTGATCGCCGTCTGCGGCGTCTTGCTGTTCGGCGAAGCGGTCACGCTCGCGCGCTGCCTCGGCGTGGCGATGATCGTGCTCGGCGTGGTCGTGCTCCACCTCGACCCGCGCTGA
- a CDS encoding BON domain-containing protein, giving the protein MKYAAPVLALLCAVAAPHAASAQDAAAPLKQNWFDDPFFRVSAGLPGCPEPEGPFYTAEERRIQIHSRLERGTSCWLAGKCSDSNAYRYDKPLAPKVRAALEAVPGLRRGSVWVMVQRRWVYLQGCVPSPALARQLERAARALPDVEAVVPDLMVGTRGKPPYPVAGR; this is encoded by the coding sequence GTGAAGTACGCGGCGCCGGTGCTCGCCCTGCTGTGCGCCGTTGCCGCGCCGCATGCGGCGAGCGCGCAGGACGCCGCCGCGCCACTCAAGCAGAACTGGTTCGACGATCCCTTCTTCCGCGTCTCGGCCGGACTGCCGGGCTGCCCCGAACCCGAAGGCCCGTTCTACACGGCCGAGGAGCGCCGCATCCAGATCCATTCGCGGCTGGAGCGCGGCACCAGCTGCTGGCTCGCGGGCAAATGCAGCGACAGCAACGCCTACCGCTACGACAAGCCGCTCGCGCCCAAGGTGCGCGCCGCGCTCGAGGCGGTGCCAGGCCTGCGCCGGGGCAGCGTGTGGGTCATGGTGCAGCGGCGCTGGGTCTACCTGCAGGGCTGCGTGCCCTCGCCCGCGCTGGCACGCCAACTCGAACGCGCGGCGCGCGCGCTGCCCGACGTCGAGGCGGTGGTGCCCGACCTGATGGTGGGCACGCGCGGCAAGCCGCCGTACCCGGTCGCGGGGCGCTGA
- a CDS encoding flavin reductase family protein — MTTLRRAQPPTFSSAEFRAALGMFATGVTIVTARAANGALVGLTANSFNSVSLSPPLVLWSLSRSAASMAALRAGSHYTVNILAASQKTLAERFATKDIDRWADVDFTEGLGGAPVLAGAAASFECFNRSRYDEGDHVIFVGEVERCSHDAGASPLLFHGGRFYTEHPL, encoded by the coding sequence GTGACCACCTTGCGCCGCGCCCAGCCGCCCACCTTCTCGTCCGCTGAATTCCGCGCGGCGCTCGGCATGTTCGCCACCGGCGTGACCATCGTCACTGCGCGCGCGGCCAACGGCGCGCTGGTCGGGCTCACCGCCAACTCCTTCAATTCGGTCTCGCTGTCGCCGCCGCTGGTGCTGTGGAGCCTGTCGCGCAGCGCCGCCTCGATGGCCGCGCTGCGGGCCGGTTCGCACTACACGGTGAACATCCTCGCGGCCAGCCAGAAGACGCTGGCCGAGCGCTTCGCCACCAAGGACATCGACCGCTGGGCCGACGTGGACTTCACCGAGGGCCTGGGCGGCGCGCCGGTGCTCGCGGGCGCCGCGGCGAGCTTCGAGTGCTTCAACCGCAGCCGCTACGACGAGGGCGACCACGTGATCTTCGTCGGCGAGGTGGAGCGCTGCAGCCACGACGCCGGCGCCTCGCCGCTGTTGTTCCACGGCGGCCGCTTCTACACGGAACATCCCTTGTGA
- a CDS encoding LysR family transcriptional regulator has translation MQLRQLQHLVALAEQGSFGRAAQASHLSQPALSRSIEALEEGLQVRLIDRAYGTVRFTQAGELVLARARELLIDARQLKEDVLQLEGLAAGSLQVGLGPFAAGMLGRAALTLLVQRHPQLSVRTEVADTATLAERLHRREIDLFIADTRDLARQGGLETMRLPDVPVSFFVQPRHPLRRLASVTLEQAMDYPVAGPKLPARVATQFERQAKRAGRGVFNLVCDDTGTLRHLALTARAVVLAPDAPAFRHETQPLVPLPIAGLEGMRTHYGLVTLAGRTPSPAAAAYTRFVTEVMSAAPGAGRTGAPE, from the coding sequence ATGCAGCTGCGCCAGCTCCAGCACCTCGTCGCCCTCGCCGAGCAGGGCAGCTTCGGCCGCGCGGCCCAGGCCTCGCACCTCTCGCAGCCCGCGCTCTCGCGCAGCATCGAGGCGCTCGAGGAGGGCCTGCAGGTCCGGCTGATCGACCGCGCCTACGGCACGGTGCGCTTCACGCAGGCCGGCGAGCTGGTGCTCGCGCGCGCCCGCGAACTGCTCATCGACGCGCGCCAGCTCAAGGAGGACGTGCTGCAGCTCGAGGGCCTGGCCGCCGGCAGCCTGCAGGTGGGCCTGGGGCCATTCGCGGCCGGCATGCTCGGGCGCGCGGCGCTCACGCTGCTGGTGCAGCGGCATCCGCAGCTCTCGGTGCGCACCGAGGTGGCCGACACCGCCACCCTGGCCGAGCGGCTGCACCGGCGCGAGATCGACCTGTTCATCGCCGACACGCGCGACCTCGCGCGCCAGGGCGGCCTCGAAACCATGCGGCTGCCCGACGTGCCGGTCTCGTTCTTCGTGCAGCCGCGCCATCCGCTGCGCAGGCTGGCGTCGGTCACGCTCGAGCAGGCGATGGACTACCCGGTCGCCGGCCCGAAGCTGCCCGCGCGCGTGGCCACTCAGTTCGAGCGCCAGGCGAAGCGCGCCGGCCGCGGCGTGTTCAACCTGGTCTGCGACGACACCGGCACCCTGCGCCACCTCGCGCTCACGGCGCGCGCCGTGGTGCTCGCGCCCGATGCGCCGGCCTTCCGCCACGAGACCCAGCCGCTGGTGCCGTTGCCCATCGCGGGCCTCGAAGGCATGCGCACCCACTACGGCCTGGTCACGCTCGCGGGCCGCACGCCCTCGCCGGCCGCGGCGGCCTACACCCGCTTCGTGACCGAGGTGATGTCGGCCGCGCCGGGGGCGGGAAGGACGGGTGCGCCAGAATAG
- a CDS encoding MBL fold metallo-hydrolase — translation MAFAQPAASLAPKPPEPATLAANAEFAKTLPFADRRDFEDAMRGFIGTVPDALVPGAGERPAWSMKPYGFLQADAPADSVNPSLWRQAQLNAIHGLFRVTDRVYQVRGFDIANMTIVEGDSTLIVIDPLLAAETARAALALYYQHRPRKPVGIVVYTHGHADHFGGVKGVVDEADVAAGKVQVIAPSGFMETAVAENILAGNAMSRRSQYQFGSLLPPGVRGQVDTGLGKALARGTVTLIAPTATIDKPTEERTIDGVQFVFQLVPGSEAPSEMLMYLPQFRVLNMAEDVTHTMHNLYTIRGAEVRDGSLWSKYIDQARVAFGDRTDVLIAQHHWPTTGRERIVELLKKQRDMYKFINDQSLRLLNHGYTAADIAETLRMPASLEQEWSARGYYGTLRHNAKAVYQKYLGWYDANPANLNPLPPVAQARKTVEYMGGAEAVIARARGDFARGEYRWVASAMSQVVYADPTNRAARELGADALEQLGYQSEAGTWRSAYLVGAMELRNGVPKIPSGGTANADTLKAVSNDLFFDYLGVRLDAAKAESKRLVINWNFTDSKQQFVLTLENSALTHIAGRQPDADATVTLSRATLDAVTLKQTSFPAAVLAGQVRIEGDRAKLAELMAMLDSFEPMFPVVEPR, via the coding sequence ATGGCCTTCGCGCAGCCTGCAGCGTCCCTCGCGCCCAAGCCACCCGAGCCCGCCACGCTGGCCGCCAATGCCGAATTCGCGAAGACGCTGCCCTTCGCCGACCGCCGCGATTTCGAGGACGCGATGCGCGGCTTCATCGGCACCGTGCCCGACGCGCTGGTGCCCGGCGCCGGCGAGCGCCCGGCATGGAGCATGAAGCCCTACGGCTTCCTGCAGGCCGACGCGCCGGCCGACAGCGTCAACCCGAGCCTGTGGCGTCAGGCGCAGCTCAATGCGATCCACGGGCTGTTCCGCGTGACCGACCGGGTCTACCAGGTGCGCGGCTTCGACATCGCGAACATGACCATCGTCGAGGGCGACAGCACGCTGATCGTCATCGACCCGCTGCTCGCCGCCGAGACCGCGCGCGCCGCGCTCGCGCTGTACTACCAGCACCGGCCGCGCAAGCCGGTCGGCATCGTGGTCTACACGCACGGCCATGCCGACCACTTCGGCGGCGTCAAGGGCGTGGTCGACGAGGCCGACGTGGCGGCCGGCAAGGTGCAGGTGATCGCGCCCTCGGGCTTCATGGAGACCGCGGTGGCCGAGAACATCCTCGCGGGCAACGCGATGAGCCGGCGCTCGCAGTACCAGTTCGGCTCGCTGCTGCCGCCGGGCGTGCGCGGCCAGGTCGACACCGGGCTGGGCAAGGCGCTGGCGCGCGGCACCGTCACGCTGATCGCGCCCACCGCCACCATCGACAAGCCGACCGAGGAGCGCACCATCGACGGCGTGCAGTTCGTGTTCCAGCTCGTGCCGGGCTCGGAAGCGCCGTCCGAGATGCTGATGTACCTGCCGCAGTTCCGCGTGCTCAACATGGCCGAGGACGTGACGCACACCATGCACAACCTCTACACCATCCGCGGCGCCGAGGTGCGCGACGGCAGCCTGTGGTCGAAGTACATCGACCAGGCGCGCGTGGCCTTCGGCGACAGGACCGACGTGCTGATCGCGCAGCACCACTGGCCCACCACCGGGCGCGAGCGCATCGTCGAGCTGCTGAAGAAGCAGCGCGACATGTACAAGTTCATCAACGACCAGTCGCTGCGGCTGCTCAACCACGGCTACACCGCGGCCGACATCGCCGAGACCCTGCGCATGCCCGCGAGCCTCGAGCAGGAATGGTCGGCGCGCGGCTACTACGGCACCCTGCGGCACAACGCGAAGGCGGTCTACCAGAAGTACCTGGGCTGGTACGACGCCAATCCCGCCAACCTCAATCCGCTGCCGCCCGTGGCCCAGGCCCGCAAGACGGTGGAGTACATGGGCGGCGCCGAGGCGGTGATCGCGCGCGCCCGTGGCGATTTCGCCAGGGGCGAGTACCGCTGGGTCGCGAGCGCGATGAGCCAGGTGGTCTATGCCGATCCCACGAACCGCGCGGCGCGCGAGCTCGGCGCCGACGCGCTCGAGCAGCTGGGCTACCAGTCGGAGGCCGGCACCTGGCGCAGCGCCTACCTGGTGGGCGCGATGGAGCTGCGCAACGGCGTGCCGAAGATCCCGTCGGGCGGCACCGCCAACGCCGACACGCTCAAGGCCGTGAGCAACGACCTGTTCTTCGACTACCTCGGCGTGCGCCTCGATGCCGCGAAGGCCGAGAGCAAGCGGCTGGTCATCAACTGGAACTTCACGGACTCGAAGCAGCAGTTCGTGCTGACGCTCGAGAACTCGGCCCTGACCCACATCGCCGGGCGGCAGCCGGATGCCGACGCCACGGTGACGCTGAGCCGCGCCACGCTCGATGCCGTGACGCTGAAGCAGACCAGCTTTCCGGCCGCGGTGCTGGCCGGCCAGGTGCGCATCGAGGGCGACCGCGCGAAGCTGGCCGAGCTGATGGCGATGCTCGACAGCTTCGAGCCGATGTTCCCGGTGGTGGAGCCGCGCTAG